One stretch of Methanobacteriaceae archaeon DNA includes these proteins:
- a CDS encoding DUF354 domain-containing protein, producing MKIWIDLTNAPHVRFFKNIIEYFQDQGDEVIVTGRKFGDIHKLMDLFGFEFISIGKHGVTLGQKLEESTLRAHELSKLIIKEKPDVAISKHSIELPRVTFGLNIPSVYVLDNEHALAANKLTLPLCNRIIMPQAIDMWTLLRVGADPNKIISYKGTSEIIHFKNFEYNENIFEDLELNLKKEKTILMRPEPSLASYLDADCKKSVLSPVVDILEEHANILVIPRFKEQEEIFCDYENVTIIKPPVDTFSLIKKCDLIIGAGGTMNREAAIVGTPVISCYPGKTLSVDQFYIDQNRMFRSNNLDEIVDMALKLMLNKDNSKQLVVDDLFELIIDNVYDVAGKNR from the coding sequence GTGAAAATCTGGATAGATTTAACCAATGCTCCTCATGTGCGATTTTTTAAAAATATAATTGAATATTTTCAGGACCAGGGTGACGAAGTCATAGTCACGGGCCGTAAATTTGGGGACATTCATAAATTAATGGATTTGTTCGGGTTTGAATTTATTTCTATTGGTAAACACGGAGTTACACTGGGTCAAAAACTTGAAGAAAGTACATTACGGGCTCATGAGCTTTCTAAGCTAATTATAAAAGAAAAACCAGATGTTGCTATTTCTAAACATTCTATAGAACTTCCCAGAGTTACTTTTGGATTGAATATTCCTAGTGTGTATGTTTTGGATAATGAACACGCACTGGCTGCTAATAAATTAACTTTGCCTCTTTGCAATAGGATTATAATGCCTCAAGCAATTGACATGTGGACTCTTTTGAGAGTAGGTGCTGATCCAAATAAAATAATTAGTTACAAAGGAACTTCAGAAATTATTCATTTTAAAAACTTTGAGTATAATGAAAATATATTTGAAGATCTGGAATTAAACTTGAAAAAGGAAAAAACTATTTTGATGAGGCCGGAACCCTCACTAGCTTCTTATCTTGATGCAGACTGTAAAAAATCTGTTTTATCTCCAGTAGTAGATATTTTAGAAGAACATGCCAATATTTTAGTAATTCCTCGGTTTAAAGAGCAAGAAGAAATATTTTGTGATTATGAAAATGTGACAATCATCAAACCGCCAGTGGACACATTTAGTTTGATTAAAAAATGTGACTTAATAATTGGGGCTGGTGGAACAATGAATCGGGAAGCAGCTATTGTTGGCACTCCTGTTATATCCTGCTATCCTGGTAAAACACTTTCGGTGGACCAGTTTTATATAGATCAAAATCGTATGTTCCGATCCAATAATTTGGATGAAATTGTGGATATGGCCTTGAAATTAATGCTTAATAAAGATAATTCTAAGCAATTAGTGGTTGATGATCTTTTTGAACTGATTATTGACAACGTATATGATGTTGCTGGAAAAAATAGATGA
- the hypB gene encoding hydrogenase nickel incorporation protein HypB, protein MHKIAEVEIQHDIMVANRKLAQKNQKILDNSNVFGVDVLGAIGSGKTSLIEQLIQQIKYPVAVIAGDVISKFDAGRFEQYDVPVIGLNTGKECHLDAHLVEHAFHDLPLDEVDILFIENVGNLICPVDFDLGAHMRMVVISVSEGDDTVEKHPLIFKDADLVVINKIDIAEAVGADSDKMVADVLKLNPDVQVIKTSLKTGEGFKEIMEALEKAKNE, encoded by the coding sequence ATGCACAAGATAGCTGAAGTCGAGATACAACACGATATCATGGTGGCTAATCGAAAATTGGCCCAGAAAAATCAAAAAATCCTGGATAACTCTAATGTTTTTGGAGTTGATGTTTTAGGAGCTATTGGTTCTGGTAAAACATCTTTGATTGAACAGTTAATTCAACAAATAAAATATCCTGTGGCAGTTATTGCTGGTGATGTTATAAGTAAATTTGATGCTGGTCGATTTGAGCAATATGATGTTCCAGTAATTGGATTAAACACTGGTAAGGAGTGTCATTTAGATGCACACTTAGTTGAACATGCTTTCCATGATTTACCACTAGATGAAGTGGATATTTTATTCATTGAAAATGTTGGAAACTTAATCTGCCCAGTGGATTTTGATTTAGGGGCCCACATGAGGATGGTAGTTATAAGTGTCAGTGAAGGTGATGACACAGTGGAAAAACACCCATTAATATTTAAAGATGCTGACCTGGTTGTAATCAATAAAATAGACATAGCTGAAGCTGTTGGTGCCGATTCTGATAAAATGGTCGCTGATGTTTTAAAATTAAACCCAGATGTTCAAGTTATAAAAACAAGCTTAAAGACTGGTGAAGGATTTAAAGAAATAATGGAAGCTTTAGAAAAGGCTAAAAATGAATAA
- the hypA gene encoding hydrogenase maturation nickel metallochaperone HypA — protein sequence MHELSMADAIVKTVIESAEKNDAIEVLEVTVEIGQMTMLNPEQIMFMVEVLSEDTILKGAKFNMEEIPIEIKCESCNFEGKIDFEGIDHYAPIINCPACEGRQLSITAGRECNVKNIKIEQREEDAQDS from the coding sequence ATGCATGAATTATCCATGGCCGATGCCATTGTGAAAACAGTAATTGAATCTGCGGAAAAAAATGACGCAATTGAAGTGCTGGAAGTAACAGTGGAGATTGGGCAAATGACCATGCTCAACCCAGAGCAAATAATGTTTATGGTTGAAGTTTTGAGCGAAGATACTATTTTAAAAGGTGCTAAATTCAATATGGAAGAAATTCCCATTGAAATTAAATGTGAATCCTGTAATTTTGAGGGAAAAATTGATTTTGAAGGAATAGATCACTATGCACCAATAATAAACTGCCCGGCATGTGAGGGCAGGCAATTGTCCATTACTGCAGGCCGAGAATGCAATGTAAAAAATATTAAAATTGAACAGAGGGAAGAAGATGCACAAGATAGCTGA
- a CDS encoding ribose-phosphate diphosphokinase gives MIIGGSASQKLAAKVAKELDDYLCPVETRKFPDGERYIRFKEEIEKEVVVVQSTGYPQDENLMELFFILKNLKSLGAEEIKVVIPYFGYGRQEKRFKDGEAVSASITADFIEYAGATELFSVNLHENKVTDFFNIPVTEISAMPLIAEYIGENLDDPVIIAPDKGALPHAKEISDILNCPCDHMEKTRLSPDTVETRVSSLDVEGYQAVIIDDIISTGGTIVNASNILKEHGAQSVTVTCVHPVLVEDALLKIFATGVEDVLATDTLSSDVSTLSVAPLIANVLK, from the coding sequence TTGATAATAGGTGGTTCAGCATCTCAAAAACTAGCAGCTAAAGTTGCAAAAGAACTTGATGATTATCTTTGTCCTGTTGAAACTCGAAAATTCCCTGATGGGGAACGTTACATTCGTTTTAAGGAAGAAATCGAAAAAGAAGTAGTAGTAGTCCAGTCCACTGGATATCCTCAGGATGAAAATTTGATGGAATTATTTTTTATTTTAAAAAATCTTAAAAGTTTAGGTGCAGAAGAAATTAAAGTTGTGATTCCTTATTTTGGTTATGGAAGACAAGAAAAACGTTTTAAAGACGGTGAAGCAGTTTCTGCATCAATTACTGCTGATTTTATTGAATATGCTGGGGCCACTGAACTTTTCTCAGTCAACCTCCATGAAAATAAAGTCACTGACTTCTTCAATATTCCAGTGACCGAAATTTCAGCCATGCCTCTTATTGCGGAGTACATCGGTGAAAATTTAGATGATCCGGTGATAATAGCACCAGACAAAGGGGCATTACCTCACGCTAAAGAAATATCAGATATATTAAATTGTCCTTGTGACCATATGGAAAAAACAAGACTATCCCCAGATACAGTAGAAACCAGAGTTAGTAGTTTGGATGTAGAAGGTTATCAGGCTGTGATTATTGATGATATTATCAGTACGGGTGGAACTATTGTTAATGCATCAAACATATTGAAAGAACATGGGGCCCAAAGCGTTACTGTGACTTGTGTGCATCCAGTATTAGTAGAAGATGCTCTTTTAAAGATTTTTGCAACCGGAGTAGAAGATGTTTTAGCGACAGATACTTTATCATCTGATGTGAGTACCCTTTCCGTTGCTCCTTTGATTGCAAACGTATTAAAATAA
- the lonB gene encoding ATP-dependent protease LonB yields the protein MTTTLEASDIKKTDEKNSEVNQDDVYKTSKDIEVPKMLIDQIIGQDEAVETLRKAAKQRRNVLLIGEPGVGKSMIARAMAELLPPEELQDILVYPNMEDSNNPLIGAVPSGEGKKIVMNHKNKAKGQDEKKNLLMMMIIGFILIIGFMVNQILAAIIAAGIVFLALQQMRPRTTAMVPKLLVNSENKTIAPFIDATGAHSGALLGDVRHDPYQSGGLGTPAHERVESGMIHRAHNGVLYIDEIGTMKMKTQQELLTAMQEGMYSITGQSETSSGAMVRSQAVPCDFVLVASGNIQVLEGMHIALRSRIRGYGYEVFMRDSMPDTPENRQSLVQFVAQEVENDGRIPHFNKEAVNEIIREAQRRSGKKESLTLRLRDLGGLIRAAGDIAKGESAEFVTAEHVSNAKRLARTLEQQIADRYIVQKKKYSVFKSEGGEIGRVNGLAIIGDRSGIILPIAAEAAPAQSKDEGKIIATGKLGEIALEAVQNVSALIKKYTGTDISNYDIHIQFLQAYDGVEGDSASVSIATAVISALEEIPIDQSVALTGSLSIRGDVLPVGGVTGKIEAAAEAGIKKVLIPKSNMDDVLLEKRYEEQIEVIPVETLGDVIKYALLGKGKTGFVEKMQKISEIVPKTILKNPTTH from the coding sequence ATGACAACCACCCTAGAAGCATCAGATATCAAAAAAACGGATGAAAAAAATTCAGAAGTTAATCAAGATGATGTTTATAAAACCTCTAAAGACATAGAGGTTCCTAAAATGTTAATTGACCAGATTATTGGTCAGGACGAGGCTGTGGAAACACTAAGAAAGGCCGCTAAACAGCGCCGAAATGTACTTCTAATTGGAGAGCCAGGTGTAGGAAAGTCAATGATTGCCCGGGCTATGGCTGAACTTCTCCCTCCAGAAGAATTACAGGATATTTTAGTATATCCTAATATGGAAGATTCAAATAATCCCCTAATCGGAGCAGTTCCGTCTGGTGAAGGTAAAAAAATTGTAATGAACCATAAAAACAAGGCCAAAGGCCAGGATGAGAAGAAAAATCTGCTCATGATGATGATTATTGGGTTCATTCTGATTATCGGGTTTATGGTAAACCAAATTTTAGCAGCTATTATTGCTGCAGGAATTGTTTTTCTGGCATTACAACAAATGAGGCCTAGAACCACAGCAATGGTCCCAAAATTACTGGTTAACAGTGAAAACAAAACTATTGCTCCCTTCATCGATGCTACTGGAGCCCATTCGGGTGCTTTATTAGGTGATGTTCGGCACGACCCTTACCAGTCCGGTGGACTGGGAACTCCAGCTCATGAAAGAGTGGAATCTGGAATGATTCACCGAGCACACAATGGTGTTCTTTATATTGATGAAATAGGCACTATGAAGATGAAAACCCAGCAAGAACTTTTAACTGCTATGCAGGAAGGAATGTATTCTATAACTGGTCAAAGTGAGACTAGTAGTGGGGCTATGGTCCGATCTCAAGCGGTTCCTTGTGATTTTGTATTAGTAGCATCTGGAAACATCCAGGTTTTAGAAGGAATGCACATTGCATTGAGATCTCGTATTAGGGGATATGGATACGAAGTATTCATGAGAGATTCTATGCCTGATACTCCGGAAAACAGGCAAAGTCTGGTGCAATTTGTGGCTCAAGAAGTGGAAAATGATGGAAGAATACCTCACTTTAATAAAGAAGCTGTTAATGAGATAATCCGAGAAGCACAACGAAGGTCTGGTAAAAAAGAGTCTTTAACACTCAGATTAAGAGATTTAGGTGGTCTAATAAGAGCTGCAGGTGACATTGCTAAGGGTGAATCTGCTGAATTTGTTACTGCTGAACACGTCTCTAATGCTAAAAGACTGGCCAGAACTTTAGAACAGCAAATTGCTGATAGATACATTGTTCAAAAGAAAAAATATAGTGTATTCAAATCTGAAGGTGGAGAAATTGGTCGGGTAAATGGTTTAGCAATTATTGGTGATAGAAGTGGTATCATACTTCCAATAGCTGCTGAGGCTGCTCCTGCTCAAAGTAAAGATGAAGGTAAAATTATTGCTACGGGTAAACTGGGAGAGATTGCATTGGAAGCTGTTCAAAACGTTAGTGCTTTGATTAAAAAGTACACGGGAACTGATATTTCCAACTACGATATTCACATACAGTTCTTACAGGCCTATGATGGTGTGGAAGGTGACAGTGCTAGTGTATCTATAGCCACAGCAGTAATTTCTGCCTTAGAAGAAATTCCTATTGACCAATCTGTTGCTCTAACCGGATCTTTAAGTATTCGTGGAGATGTTCTACCTGTTGGCGGAGTAACTGGAAAAATAGAAGCCGCTGCTGAAGCTGGAATCAAAAAAGTTCTCATCCCTAAATCTAATATGGATGATGTACTACTGGAAAAACGATACGAAGAACAAATCGAAGTGATTCCGGTGGAAACATTAGGTGATGTTATTAAATATGCACTTCTTGGAAAAGGAAAGACGGGGTTTGTTGAAAAAATGCAAAAAATTAGTGAAATAGTACCAAAGACTATTTTAAAGAACCCTACTACTCACTAA
- a CDS encoding PAS domain S-box protein yields the protein MMDSDEFDAYFKTIFHNSGTAGIIYEEKTVIMANDQCRELFEYESEDMVGKNLFDLVFEEDFGIFEQCCESGVCSEEAGQNDEIRIITLKNKVKNAIIRVSSIPNTSKCYISFLDINDQRIIEKALTRSQGNFNAITESAIDGIITADSEGNIVYSNPSFRKIFGYSADEILGKSVSILMPERFRDGFTSKMHHFQQTGENILVGKIFESTGIKKNGEEFPFEMSITYWKSAEEKYQTSIVRDITARKGVEKSLKDSEELFKEVFNKVNDIMTLIEIDANGRAGNFIKVNDVAVEKLGYTREEFTKMTPKNIGSTAPNNRKRIKELVTDGRVTFQRTYLTKDGNSLPVEINSHIFDFKGKKVALSVARDVTEREKAEKSLKESEERLKDLFDNATDLIQMIRPDGTFLYVNNSWKESLGYSDDEIEKMTVFDIIYPDHMEQCKNIFQRVMQGLREDKIETGFLTKNGDEIVLDGNVSAKLDSEGNVLYSRAIFRDITERKKSEVEIERLASIVKSSGDAIVVYSLDGTVLDWNPAAEKIYGYSANEIKGKKVSILMKPEKWEENLKNIDKIKKGDDVSHFETTRIRKDGPEFDVSITLSPIRDIDGEIIGISTIARDITEAKKAEDALKASEEKYRRIVEKFIQNALALIGEINKV from the coding sequence ATGATGGATAGTGATGAATTTGATGCTTATTTCAAAACTATTTTCCATAATAGTGGGACCGCAGGCATTATCTACGAAGAAAAAACAGTGATCATGGCCAACGATCAATGTAGAGAATTATTTGAATATGAATCTGAAGATATGGTCGGTAAAAATTTATTTGATCTTGTTTTTGAAGAAGATTTTGGAATATTTGAGCAGTGCTGTGAATCAGGAGTTTGTTCAGAAGAAGCAGGTCAAAATGATGAGATAAGAATCATTACCCTCAAAAATAAAGTTAAAAACGCTATTATTAGAGTATCATCCATCCCTAACACTTCTAAATGTTATATTTCTTTTTTAGATATTAATGATCAGAGAATTATTGAAAAAGCCCTAACCAGAAGTCAAGGAAACTTCAATGCCATCACAGAATCTGCCATTGATGGAATAATAACTGCGGATAGTGAGGGTAATATTGTTTATAGCAATCCTAGCTTTAGGAAAATCTTTGGATATTCCGCCGATGAAATTTTAGGTAAAAGTGTTAGTATATTAATGCCTGAAAGATTTAGAGATGGTTTTACTTCAAAAATGCACCATTTCCAACAAACAGGGGAAAACATTCTAGTGGGGAAAATCTTTGAAAGCACAGGCATTAAAAAAAATGGGGAAGAGTTTCCATTTGAAATGTCCATTACTTACTGGAAATCTGCTGAAGAAAAATACCAGACTTCTATTGTAAGAGATATAACTGCAAGAAAAGGAGTTGAAAAGTCTTTAAAGGATAGTGAAGAACTATTCAAAGAAGTTTTCAACAAAGTAAATGACATAATGACTTTGATTGAGATAGATGCGAATGGTCGTGCTGGAAATTTCATTAAAGTTAATGATGTGGCTGTGGAAAAACTGGGTTACACTCGGGAAGAATTTACTAAGATGACTCCTAAAAATATTGGTTCCACTGCACCAAATAACCGGAAACGCATAAAGGAACTGGTAACTGATGGTAGAGTTACTTTCCAGAGAACTTATTTAACCAAAGATGGCAATTCTCTACCCGTGGAAATTAATTCACATATATTTGATTTTAAAGGGAAAAAAGTAGCTTTATCTGTGGCTCGGGATGTCACTGAGCGCGAAAAAGCTGAAAAATCATTAAAAGAAAGTGAAGAAAGACTTAAAGATTTATTTGACAATGCTACGGATTTAATTCAAATGATAAGGCCAGACGGGACATTTTTATATGTAAATAATTCTTGGAAGGAGTCTTTAGGATATTCTGATGATGAAATTGAAAAAATGACTGTTTTTGATATTATTTATCCAGATCATATGGAGCAATGTAAAAACATATTTCAAAGAGTTATGCAAGGCTTGAGGGAAGATAAAATTGAAACGGGCTTTTTGACCAAAAATGGCGATGAAATTGTCTTAGATGGTAATGTAAGTGCTAAATTAGACTCAGAAGGAAATGTTCTATATTCTCGGGCTATTTTTAGAGATATTACTGAAAGAAAAAAATCTGAAGTTGAAATTGAAAGATTAGCAAGTATTGTTAAGTCTTCTGGTGATGCCATAGTAGTTTATTCTTTAGATGGTACTGTTTTGGATTGGAACCCTGCGGCTGAAAAAATATATGGGTATTCTGCCAATGAGATTAAAGGTAAAAAAGTTTCTATTCTAATGAAGCCGGAAAAATGGGAAGAAAATCTAAAGAACATTGATAAGATTAAAAAAGGAGATGATGTTTCCCATTTTGAAACTACTCGCATAAGAAAAGATGGCCCAGAATTTGATGTTTCCATAACATTATCTCCAATCAGAGATATTGATGGGGAAATTATTGGAATATCTACAATTGCTCGTGATATTACTGAGGCTAAAAAAGCTGAAGATGCATTAAAGGCCAGTGAAGAAAAATACAGGCGTATTGTAGAGAAATTTATTCAGAATGCACTGGCTTTGATTGGTGAAATTAATAAAGTATAA
- the cobQ gene encoding cobyric acid synthase CobQ, producing MSQLTSKCIMVQGTSSNAGKSVMVAALCRIFSKMGYKVAPFKSQNMSLNSYTTKENREIAIAQVLQAEAAGVDPSYHMNPILLKPKEDFVSQVIVHGQPAGDMNFYHYQQNFREHALKAIEESLEYLKKEYEIIVIEGAGSPAEINMRNRDLANMEIAHLADADVILVADIDRGGVFASIAGTFSLLDEKDRGRIKGIVINKFRGNIDILMPGIEQIEEIVGVPVLGVLPYEPSLKLPEEDSASLSERKYRGQGDINIGVIRLPRISNFTDIDPLEYEDDLGIRLIEFGESLDNLDAIIIPGTRNTINDMVELEKSGFADEIRELSKKIPIVGICGGYQMLGEKIIDESNKESKYGSVNGLDILKIETTFGSVPKIITQSEAEIIDGSFFKNVKGETLKGYELHEGITNIKDTKPLFKVSKGCGNAPNSEFDGAISGMVFGTYFHGIFHNFNFRRAFTDQLRIKKGLKPLGFGEDTFEASKQFSIDKLAKIVEENVDMDFINNLIEK from the coding sequence ATGTCTCAATTAACTTCAAAATGTATAATGGTACAGGGAACTTCTTCTAATGCTGGTAAAAGTGTTATGGTAGCAGCATTGTGTAGAATATTCTCTAAAATGGGTTACAAAGTAGCTCCCTTTAAGTCACAGAATATGTCCCTCAACTCATATACTACTAAAGAAAACAGGGAAATAGCCATAGCTCAGGTCTTGCAGGCAGAAGCAGCCGGTGTTGATCCATCTTACCACATGAATCCCATACTTTTAAAGCCAAAAGAAGATTTTGTTTCTCAAGTAATAGTTCATGGCCAACCTGCTGGAGATATGAATTTTTATCATTATCAGCAGAATTTTAGGGAACATGCACTTAAAGCAATTGAGGAATCTTTGGAATATCTAAAAAAAGAATATGAAATCATTGTAATCGAAGGCGCAGGGTCTCCTGCCGAAATAAACATGCGAAATCGAGATCTGGCCAACATGGAAATTGCTCATCTGGCCGATGCGGATGTTATTCTAGTGGCGGACATTGATCGTGGCGGAGTTTTCGCTTCCATTGCCGGTACTTTTTCTCTTCTAGATGAAAAAGACCGCGGCAGAATTAAGGGAATTGTTATAAACAAGTTCCGTGGAAACATTGATATTTTAATGCCTGGAATTGAACAAATAGAAGAAATTGTAGGAGTTCCAGTTCTGGGAGTTCTGCCTTATGAACCCAGTTTAAAATTGCCTGAAGAAGATTCCGCTTCACTATCTGAGAGAAAGTATCGGGGCCAGGGAGATATCAATATCGGAGTAATCCGACTTCCTAGAATTTCTAATTTCACGGATATTGATCCTTTAGAATATGAAGACGATTTAGGTATTAGATTAATCGAATTTGGTGAAAGTCTAGATAATTTAGATGCAATTATCATTCCAGGTACCCGAAACACAATCAATGATATGGTTGAGCTAGAAAAATCTGGTTTTGCCGATGAAATCCGCGAACTATCTAAAAAAATCCCAATTGTGGGCATATGTGGCGGATACCAGATGCTAGGTGAGAAAATAATCGATGAATCAAACAAAGAGTCCAAATATGGCAGTGTTAATGGCTTGGACATTTTAAAAATTGAAACCACCTTCGGTAGTGTCCCTAAAATCATTACCCAAAGTGAAGCTGAGATTATTGATGGATCCTTTTTTAAAAATGTTAAGGGCGAAACCTTAAAAGGATATGAACTCCACGAAGGAATTACTAACATAAAAGATACTAAACCTCTGTTCAAGGTTAGCAAAGGATGTGGAAATGCACCAAATTCTGAATTTGATGGGGCCATTTCCGGAATGGTATTTGGAACTTATTTCCATGGAATTTTCCACAATTTCAACTTCAGAAGAGCATTTACAGACCAATTAAGGATTAAAAAAGGATTAAAGCCCCTAGGTTTTGGTGAAGATACATTTGAAGCCAGCAAACAGTTTTCTATTGATAAGTTGGCCAAAATTGTAGAAGAAAATGTAGATATGGATTTTATAAATAATTTAATAGAAAAATAA
- a CDS encoding universal stress protein, with product MYKKILLPTDGSEHAKKAGEHAIMIANAGLADLVVLSVVDAGYLDALVEEDLKQKLDNSLKKEGKEAVENFSAQLMESKCQGVCQQNVKLTTEIKEGNPAEVILKTIEEDDIDLVVIGSSGKHALTKFVYGSVTDKVVRSAECPVMVIK from the coding sequence ATGTACAAAAAAATATTATTACCTACTGATGGATCCGAACACGCCAAAAAAGCCGGTGAACACGCTATAATGATTGCTAATGCAGGTCTGGCCGATTTGGTTGTTTTAAGTGTAGTAGATGCGGGATATCTTGATGCACTAGTTGAAGAAGATTTAAAACAAAAATTGGATAATTCCTTAAAAAAAGAAGGGAAAGAAGCGGTTGAAAACTTTTCAGCACAGTTAATGGAAAGCAAATGCCAAGGCGTTTGTCAACAGAATGTTAAATTAACAACGGAAATAAAAGAAGGGAATCCTGCAGAAGTTATTCTGAAAACTATTGAGGAAGATGATATTGATTTAGTAGTAATCGGAAGTTCTGGAAAACATGCTTTAACAAAATTTGTGTATGGGAGTGTTACTGACAAGGTTGTAAGATCTGCGGAGTGTCCGGTTATGGTTATAAAATAA
- a CDS encoding DASS family sodium-coupled anion symporter produces MAIIFAIIVMLIPLPGLSYAGHAAIALLIFAVIMWATEATHLAVTSLIILFIQPIIGVESFNNAVIGFANPILFLMIGGFIMAEAIRKSGLAQRLTYAMLSKLGTSPRKGLFVSVFSTGILSAWIENVVAFAMLLPIIKEIVLLMGVTDPDKGKSNYAKAMILGASFGSLAGGFGTEIGTAPNLMAAAYTGIPFVNWMIFGFPLAIMLMTFIWFGLSRIFPSEVKGIVGGESVLTEKLSKMGNISRNEKISIAILLFAITLWVTASKTGIDSYSVALIGAVLFILSGVISWKDAQKNVDWGLIVFFGGALSLGAALLNTGAAEWLINDLISLMGNNPSTIAVMLVLMVIAVCITQVMSNIALSAILIPLSVILAQSQGLAVGTYAVPVAIACSLSFMFPMADPTVAMAYGSGYVGVKEIFKAGLPMVIVGIILTAIVMLGVLTFAPSLLGT; encoded by the coding sequence CTGGCGATTATTTTCGCGATCATAGTTATGTTGATTCCGCTACCGGGTTTAAGTTATGCAGGGCATGCTGCTATTGCATTGTTAATTTTTGCTGTTATTATGTGGGCTACGGAAGCGACCCACTTAGCTGTCACTTCGCTTATAATTTTATTTATACAGCCTATTATTGGGGTAGAGAGTTTTAATAATGCCGTAATTGGATTTGCAAATCCTATACTTTTCTTAATGATTGGGGGGTTTATCATGGCCGAAGCAATCAGAAAAAGTGGGCTTGCTCAACGTTTAACTTATGCTATGCTATCTAAACTGGGAACCTCGCCAAGAAAGGGATTATTTGTTAGTGTATTCTCTACAGGTATTTTATCTGCCTGGATTGAGAATGTAGTTGCTTTTGCTATGCTTTTACCTATTATTAAAGAAATAGTACTTCTTATGGGAGTTACTGACCCAGATAAAGGTAAAAGTAATTATGCTAAAGCTATGATTCTAGGGGCTTCTTTTGGATCACTAGCTGGGGGGTTCGGTACTGAGATAGGTACGGCGCCAAACTTGATGGCTGCAGCATATACTGGAATTCCTTTTGTTAACTGGATGATATTCGGATTCCCACTGGCTATTATGTTAATGACATTTATCTGGTTTGGCCTGAGTAGGATATTCCCTAGTGAAGTTAAGGGTATTGTTGGAGGAGAATCAGTTCTAACTGAAAAACTTTCCAAAATGGGCAATATCTCTAGAAATGAGAAAATAAGTATTGCAATACTATTATTTGCGATTACGTTATGGGTCACTGCCAGTAAAACTGGAATTGACAGCTATTCTGTGGCTTTAATTGGTGCAGTATTATTTATTTTATCTGGAGTAATAAGTTGGAAAGATGCTCAGAAAAATGTGGACTGGGGATTAATTGTGTTTTTTGGAGGGGCACTATCTCTAGGAGCCGCACTTCTCAACACAGGAGCTGCTGAATGGTTAATTAATGATTTAATTAGTTTAATGGGAAATAATCCGTCCACCATAGCAGTTATGCTGGTTTTAATGGTCATTGCTGTGTGCATAACTCAGGTAATGTCTAACATTGCTCTTTCTGCAATACTGATACCATTATCTGTGATTTTAGCTCAATCACAAGGTTTAGCAGTGGGTACCTATGCTGTTCCAGTGGCTATTGCATGTTCACTTTCATTCATGTTTCCTATGGCCGACCCAACAGTGGCCATGGCCTATGGTTCTGGATATGTGGGTGTGAAGGAGATATTCAAAGCAGGATTGCCAATGGTTATAGTTGGAATTATATTAACTGCAATTGTGATGCTGGGTGTTCTGACATTTGCTCCGTCTTTGTTAGGTACTTAA